AGGTAGAAATTAAAGGacttcaaggggtgcctgggtggctcagtcggttaagcgtctgactttggctcaggtcatgaccttgtggttcatgggttccagttccatgtcaggctctgtgctgaaagcctggagcctgcttccaattctgtgtatccctctctctctctgctcctcccctgctcatactctgtctctttcttcaaaaaaaaaaaaaaaaaaaaaaaatttaacaagaaaaGAAGTTAAAGGACTTCTAAGGTCCCCTGCTGTTGTGACTCTTAGGTGCAGGATCTTTTTACCACATACAGATACCTAATAGGGAAaccattcccttcccttcattGATGTGTTAGGTATAGGTCTGTATTCTTGGTGTGAATAAATTGGAATAGCCTTTGGGGAGGACAGTTTAGCAGTATCTATTAAGAgtgcttgaggggcgcctgggtggcgcagtcggttaagcgtccgacttcagccaggtcacgatctcgcggtccgtgagttcgagccccgcgtcaggctctgggctgatggctcagagcctggagcctgtttccgattctgtgtctccctctctctctgcccctctcccgttcatgctctgtctctctctgtcccaaaaataaataaacgttgaaaaaaaaattaaaaaaaaaaagagtgcttgagtcacctggctggctcactcgggagaacatgtgactcttgatctcgggccatgagtttgagccccatgtcggggtagagattacttaaatattaaaaaaaaaaaaagtgcacacacaccatatattaattttacttGCAAGTGTTTTTCATAGAGAAAAGTTTGGACATATGCATAGAGAGGTATACAGGGATGTTCACTGCAGGGTTGTTTATAATAGGGAAAGTGGAAAATAATCAAATTGTCAGTTGGGGAAGAACTAAATAAAGGTGGTATGTTCATGTTACAAAATAACATGCAACAGTTAAAATCAGGTAACTCCAAATGTATTGACATGGCAAGTTCCCTAAGACATCTCTTGTTATAGAATTGAATAAGTAGTTTACAGGATAACACATAGAGTATGAATTttgtatgtgaaagaaaaaaagcacctgTATATGGGTAGACATTTATATATGTACGTAGATGCATGGAACAGGTTCTGAAGGGATCTATACACTCCCAAGATTGAAAACAGTTACGGGGAGGAGGTGTCACGGGCAGGACTTTTTGTATCAATTTTTTTCAATCAGAATGTATTCATGTAGTACTTACATAACTAAGAACACAGAAAGATTGATAAATATCTGAAAAGCCAAATTATCTCCCAGGTTCAAATCAGACAAGTGAACCGCCTGTTTTGTTTCCTCAGGGATCTTTGCCAAACCTGACCATGTTAAGATGACATACCCAGAGACTCAACTTCGCCATTTGCTGCCCTTATTGTTGATTTGTGACAATCTCCGTGACCCTGGGAACCTGGGGACGATTCTGAGATCTGCTGCTGGGGCAGGCTGCAGCAAAGTATTACTCACCAAAGGTCAGAGTACTTGTTCCTGGGTGGATTGGTTGGCCATTTGTAAGTGAGCTGGCTCTGTGGGCAGACATACATGGATTTGAATTTTGGGTCTGCCTCTTATTAGCCATTTGTCTGTGAGCAGTATTCTGAGTGtcatttccctcatctgtaaagtgggcataaCAGAATCTACCTGGTAGGGTTGTTCTGAGAAGTGAGATGGTGCACATGAAGTACTTAGCACTCTGCTTGGCACAAGTTAGGTACTTCAGGAAATGTCAGTTatcttttaagattattttgacACCGGCTAGGTTATTAAAGAACTTAAAATCAGGGAAAGAAATACATGCCAGTTTTAACACTTCGAGTCCTTTATTTAATGATCTTGAGTTCCCAAATTGGGGGGCATATGAAGCCTTCCTAACTGAAGACATTCTGAATCCTGTAAAAGGAGTGTGAATATGAAATTGGGATGCATTTGCCTTAGCCTTAAGATGGGTCAGACATCCCCACACAAGTTAGCCTCTGACATTTCTGTCTCCTGTCCTCAGAAATTGGGATGAGTAGGCTTGGTTCTAAACAGACTTGCCTAACAGCTGGGACACACCTAAAACACCTATTACAACTTGCAGGGatggtgagagggagagagttcaTCGAAAACACTCCAGCTATCATTCACTGTCAACTAATGACACCTGCTGCTGAGACTTGCCTCAGTTGCTCCTTTCACCCCTTCGTCCCAGTCACATGTTGTTGGAATAGATGGGAGTAGATGTAGAGATGGCAGCATGAGAGCTAGGTACTGGGGTTCCATCATCAGTACCCCGCCTACCCACCCCATTGTTGAGATCTCTGAGAGCTGGTGTGGTTTTGGAGATGTACCTATATAATCCAAGTGGTGTGTTTGCTACATTCATGGTGGTGGCTGGTGTATAGGACAAGGGGAAGGAGTAGGGAGCACTTGGCGTGGTGCCCAGTATGGAGGATGTGAGGATGAGGGGGGAAATCCCACTTTGTTCCTTACTCCCCAGGGAGAGGGGTCAGACTGGATGGCTCCCCTCATGAGTCTCGGCCCTCTTTTGTCCTCCCCGTTTTGCCTGTGGCCTCTTGACACACAGCCCAACTCTTCTCTCCTGTTCCCTGCAGTGATTGGGAAAGTCTGTGGTTGGCAGTAGGCGTGGGCAGTGTTACATTCTCTGTGTcttatcttccttttaaaatttggcTTGCCCACTTACTCTGTTCTGAAGTTGGGTTACTTTTTACAGTAATTTCTAATGCAGAGAGTTGTGTTAACAAGTTAGGGGATGGTGGCAGACATGTGATGCCCTGGCCCTGCTGTCTCTCCCAGCCTGTGGTCCTGAGAAAGACCACGCAGAAGTGGCTGGGCTTAGCATGGGTCTGAATATAAAAAATAGTTCTTTTAGCCTTTTTTCTGTGGtgtgagagggtgtgtgtgtgagagagagagagagggagagagaaagagaaagctgttGCCTTGGCTTTCCATGGATCACTGTAATTGCCTCCCATTTAATTTCCCCTCTCTAGGGTCTTCCCTGCTCTGGTGCAGATTTAACACTGAAGCCAAATGGGTCTTTCTAAAGCATAAACCAGATTCTGTCACTACTTTACTTAAAATCCTTTGATAGCATTATATTGTTTAATGGACAAAGTCCCAAACTCCTCAGCCTGGCATACCCACCCTCCTTTAAGTTGGTCCTTGCCTGCCTCCCTTTCATCTCCCGCTACACCCCCACCCGCTATTGGCCTGATCGCTTCACTTACAGTTTTTGGACTGTGGCACTCTTCCCCCTTCTATAATTTTGTCCTCTGCCTCAGCCTTTCTTTGACAGCTTCCTCCTATCCTTCAAGATCCAGCTCACTGTCATGTTCTCTGGGACATTTTTCCTGATAGCTCTGCTTCGTACATGGGATTTTTGTTACCCTATTAATACTTCTTTTACCTCAATTACTGATATCGTAGTCACGTGTTCAGATATTGTCCGAACACCATCGCCCATGATACCATGAGCTCCTGGAGGTTGGAGGCATTAATGCTCTTTGCCTCTCCTGTACAAGGTCTGGCCCAGGTGTATGGTAAATGTTGAAGGGATGAAGAAAGTCTTGTTTAGCACTAGCAGGAATTCATCCCTATAGCCCTTTGCTGGATGCTGCCATAACTGGGGAGGCAGAGGTCCCAGCCATCCTGAAACTACAGGacattttttgctttctctcctcaTCCAGAATTAATTTGATTTACTGCAAAGATCCCCTGTCTGGGATGGTTTATAATCTTAATTGGATCCTGTCTCTATTTTCTAGGCTGTGTGGATGCCTGGGAACCCAAAGTGCTACGGGCAGCGATGGGTGCGCATTTCCAGGTGCCCATCATCAATAATCTGGACTGGGAAACGTTGCCCAACTACCTGCCCACCGACACCCGGGTCTACGTGGCTGACAACTGTGGCCTTTATGCCCAGGCGCACATGTCTAATAAAGCCAGTGATTACGGCTGGGTATGTGACCAACAACTCTCGAAGTTACACAAgtatgaggaggaggaggaggatctAGAACCTGGAGCCAGTAAAGCCTGGCTCCCTGAAGTTGAGGTCCAGAGTTATGACTTGGACTGGACAGAGGCACCAGCAGCTGTGGTAATAGGCGGGGAGACCCATGGTGTGAGCCTGGAGTCCCTGCAGTTGGCCGAGAGCACTGGGGGCAAGAGGCTGCTGATTCCCGTTGTGCCTGGTGTGGACAGCCTAAACTCGGCTATGGCTGCAAGCATCTTGCTTTTTGAAGGGAAGAGACAACTGCGGGTCAGGGCGGAACACGTGAGCAGGGACAGGAGTTACCACTGAGAGGGATCTTGGAAGTCAGTCCTTGATTTGAGGTGGTTCCCAGCTCCTCCTGTGTTGTTAGGAGATAGGCAGAATATGGTAATCAGGCCATAGTCAGGAGGCAAGAGGTGGGCAAGATGCCATTATATGATTactggaaaaataagaatttccatGAATTTATGCTTATCTTCAAAAGTAACAAGGGTGAGAATTCTTCCTGAGATCTTCCCCAGCTCCGGAGCCGAACTTCCTCTCGAGAGAGCCCGGAGAGCAAGCATGACTCGTGCCCCAAGTGGTGGCAGAGTGGGATTGCTTTATGTTTAAGGGGAGGGGTTTTTGCAGAAACAATCTCTGGTTGGCTGTGCTCTCCCAGGCTGGTGCCCCACTTTGGTCTGGGCCTGGCCAGGGTCACACACAAATGTCTGATGCAAGTGGCCCACAGATTGTGCTTGAGACCCTCAATGCCCCGTCAGCTTTTAGAAGGTAGAAGAGCCCACAGCCTTCATACAGGGCTGAACCCACAAAGGCTCGTCCTCCAGCTTCACAGAGGCCATGATGCCTGTCACACCAGCAGGCTAGATCTGGGAGGCAGCTCAGTACTCCTGGAGTCTGTTGGCATTTGTTCTGTCAACACCTTGGAAAAGTGCTAAGAAAACGAGGTCACTAAAGGATGAAGCCAGTGTCCTGCAGCTTTGTCCCTGGATTATTGTTCCTGCTGATTTTTGTTACAAAATAAAGATCAATGACCGAACAACAAACCCTATGCCTTGTTActgttaagaaaaacaaaacaatgcaaaacagTATACCTGGCACATAATTCCAAGTCTATCACACTgggtgaaagaaggaaaagaaatttacgTCCCATTCACTTCATAGTCAATGGCTTATATGCCATGCCTTGTGAGTTCTTTTTGCACATTTGTGGATATAATTTAGCAAAGAGggcaaattttcctttcttttttttttttttttttaattttttttttttcaacgtttatttatttttgggacagagagagacagagcatgaacgggggaggggcagagagagagggagacacagaatcggaaacaggctccaggctccgagccatcagcccagagcctgacacggggctcgaactcacggaccgcgagatcgtgacctggctgaagtcggacgcttaaccgactgcaccacccaggcgcccccaaattttcctttctttaaaatgacTACAGGGGAAGCAACCAGTGATGAGGCTCTGGTTTGTTGAACGATCATGGAAAGTCACTTTCTCAAATTCTTTGCAATTTTAAggccaacatttgtttttttttgccatttccccggaaaataagaattaaagaagGAGCAGTATAGGACAGTACACTACACTGGCTGGAAGAGAAGCTGTCAGATGGTTGGCAGAGCCGCGCCTTGACTTTGTGTTGAGTGGAGTGCCATTGACGGTTTCTGCCACAAGGTGGCAGCCGCACTTCGAAACCACTCCCAACCCTGAAGGGAGGGATTTAAGTTATTGAGAAAGGATGGAGTGAGTCTCTGCACAGAGGGCATTTTGCAGGACATTTGTGCTCAGAGGTGCTGAAGTTGGAGACCCATCCAGATTCTCATTCtcagcagaatctgaagcatagATGGACACTGGGCCAAAAAACTAAGGGGGAAGTGGACAGAAGTGGGAAGCGGTTGCCGAGGGAAAAACCAGCATAACTTTTTCCTTTGAATGGAACCTCTGGGAAAGTAGCTCTGGACAAATGTTGATGTCCCCAAACGCCTGGAACTCACGCTG
The sequence above is drawn from the Lynx canadensis isolate LIC74 chromosome E1, mLynCan4.pri.v2, whole genome shotgun sequence genome and encodes:
- the MRM3 gene encoding rRNA methyltransferase 3, mitochondrial isoform X1, which encodes MTQPAGRGKMAARLRGLVWASRPLLPVVQTWDVHARRWVRALRRSPVRVVSPSGQVVERKPGPGKQPRRAAAETGPHELRRKPSLQVPPSQKPCTWEDSGLRYDKALPGDRRLSSVMTIVKSRPFREKHGKILLEGRRLIADALKAGAVPKVFFFSRLEYLKELPIDKLKGVSLIKVKFEDIKDWSDLVTPQGIMGIFAKPDHVKMTYPETQLRHLLPLLLICDNLRDPGNLGTILRSAAGAGCSKVLLTKGCVDAWEPKVLRAAMGAHFQVPIINNLDWETLPNYLPTDTRVYVADNCGLYAQAHMSNKASDYGWVCDQQLSKLHKYEEEEEDLEPGASKAWLPEVEVQSYDLDWTEAPAAVVIGGETHGVSLESLQLAESTGGKRLLIPVVPGVDSLNSAMAASILLFEGKRQLRVRAEHVSRDRSYH
- the MRM3 gene encoding rRNA methyltransferase 3, mitochondrial isoform X2 → MTYPETQLRHLLPLLLICDNLRDPGNLGTILRSAAGAGCSKVLLTKGCVDAWEPKVLRAAMGAHFQVPIINNLDWETLPNYLPTDTRVYVADNCGLYAQAHMSNKASDYGWVCDQQLSKLHKYEEEEEDLEPGASKAWLPEVEVQSYDLDWTEAPAAVVIGGETHGVSLESLQLAESTGGKRLLIPVVPGVDSLNSAMAASILLFEGKRQLRVRAEHVSRDRSYH